In Engraulis encrasicolus isolate BLACKSEA-1 chromosome 15, IST_EnEncr_1.0, whole genome shotgun sequence, the following proteins share a genomic window:
- the cxcr4a gene encoding C-X-C chemokine receptor type 4a translates to MSYYEHIVLPDELLEDNSSESGSGDFALIEYTEACDRAVSHEFSRIFLPTVYGIIFVLGIIGNGLVVVVMGYQRKSRTMTDKYRVHLSVADLLFVLSLPFWAVDAASDWYFGGFLCVGVHMIYTVNLYSSVLILAFISVDRYLAVVRATNSQGPRKLLAERIIYVGVWLPAMLLTVPDLVFAKSEDMTVRTICERVYPEPAKIWRAAFEFQHIVVGFVLPGLVILVCYCIIISKLARGTKGTQKRKALKTTVVLIVCFFICWLPYCVGILVDTLMTLDVIEHSCELEQGLEKWIFVTEALAYFHCCLNPILYAFLGVKFKKSARSALSPSRGSSLKILPKNKRCGMSSVSTESESSSFHSS, encoded by the exons ATGTCTTACTACGAG CATATAGTATTACCTGACGAATTACTTGAAGACAACAGCTCGGAGTCCGGATCGGGGGATTTTGCCTTAATCGAGTACACGGAGGCCTGCGACCGAGCTGTCAGTCATGAGTTCAGCCGGATATTCCTCCCCACCGTGTACGGAATCATCTTTGTGCTCGGGATCATTGGCAacgggctggtggtggtggtcatgggCTACCAAAGGAAATCCAGAACTATGACTGACAAGTACCGTGTTCACCTATCCGTGGCCGACCTGCTGTTTGTGCTGTCTCTGCCTTTCTGGGCGGTGGACGCGGCCAGCGACTGGTACTTCGGCGGcttcttgtgtgtgggtgtgcacatgaTCTACACTGTCAACCTTTACAGCAGCGTGCTGATTCTCGCCTTCATCAGCGTCGACCGCTACCTGGCTGTGGTGCGCGCCACGAACAGCCAGGGACCGAGAAAACTTCTGGCGGAGCGCATCATCTACGTGGGCGTGTGGCTCCCGGCGATGCTGCTCACGGTGCCCGACCTGGTGTTCGCCAAGTCGGAGGACATGACCGTCAGGACCATCTGCGAGCGGGTCTACCCGGAGCCGGCCAAAATCTGGCGCGCAGCTTTCGAGTTCCAGCACATCGTGGTGGGCTTCGTGCTCCCGGGACTGGTCATCCTCGTCTGCTACTGCATCATCATCTCCAAGCTCGCCCGCGGCACCAAGGGCACGCAGAAACGCAAGGCGCTCAAAACCACGGTGGTGCTGATCGTGTGTTTCTTCATCTGCTGGCTGCCCTACTGCGTGGGGATCCTGGTGGACACCCTCATGACCCTGGACGTCATCGAGCACAGCTGCGAGCTGGAGCAGGGCTTGGAGAAGTGGATCTTTGTCACCGAGGCGCTGGCATACTTCCACTGCTGCCTCAACCCAATCCTGTACGCCTTCCTCGGCGTGAAATTCAAGAAGTCCGCCCGCAGCGCCCTGTCCCCCAGCCGCGGCTCCAGCCTCAAGATTCTCCCCAAGAACAAGCGCTGCGGAATGTCCTCCGTGTCCACGGAATCAGAATCCTCAAGCTTCCACTCAAGTTAA